The Amycolatopsis sp. DG1A-15b genome contains the following window.
CGCCGACAGCGGGTCGTCGCCCGACGGCGGGGTCCCGGACACCGCCCAGTACGTGATCGCGTCGTGCGTCAACGCCGAGGACGCCGGGGTGGCCAGCGTGATCAGCACGTCCTGCGCGTCGATCACCAGGTGGCAGACCAGGTCCCGGACCAGCCAGCCCCGGCAGCCCGACGGCTTCTCGAACTCGGCATCGGGAAGGGAAGCGACCGCGGCGCGCAACGCCGCCCACGTGCGCGAAAAGAGATCCACGCGCGCGAAGCTAGCAGGGTCGAAGCCTCAATTGCAGCTGAGTCAACAGCCGCTGAGCCGGGTCCTCGAAGTCCACTCCGGACACCTCGGCCGCGCGGCGGACGCGATACCGGACCGTGTTCGGGTGGATGTTCAGCACCCGCGCCGCCGCGCGGACGTCGCCGAACGCGTTCAGCCAGGCCAGGACCGCCGGCACGAGGATGCCGCCGTGCTCGGTGTCGTGCTCCACCAGGGTCGTCAGCCGCGGGTCGCGGATCCGCGGCTGCGCGTCCAGGAAGGCCAGCACCTCCGACAGCAGCACTTCGGCGCGGACGTCGGCGAGCGAGGCGACGTCCGCGGCCCAGTGCCCGCGCGTCATCGCCGCCAGGACGCGGTCGGCGTCGCCGCGGGAGGCCGCCGCCTCCGACAGGCGGGGTACGACGCCGCCGAGGGCCGCCCGCACCGGGACGTCCAGGTGCCGGCGGGCCGTGGCGGCGATTTCGCGGGCCAGCGCCAGCACCGCCGCGTCGGAGTGCTCGGGCAGGTCCGGCAGCAGCGCGTAGACGCGGCCGCCGATCACGCTCACCAGCGCGCTGCGCCGGTAGGCCGCCGTGTGGACGGCGATCAGGTGGACGAGTTCGGCGCGTCGCAGCTGCCGGTTGTCGGAGCGCTCCAAAGAAAACGCCAGGACCTGGGCCGGCCGCGCGGGATCCGCGCCGATGTCGTCGGCGACGGACTCCGCGTCCAGCCGCCCTTCCAGGAGGCTGGCCAGGAGGTCTTCGCGCAGCCGCAGCTCCGGGCTCGGCAGCGTGCGGGCCCGGATCAGCTGCGGGGCCAGGGTGCGGCTCGCCCCGAGCAGCGCCGTCTCGGCCCGTTCGGTGAGCGGCTGGGCGCCCTCCTGGACCCAGATCGTGCCGAGCGGCTGCTTGCCCGCGTGGATGCCCGCCGCGATGCGGCGGCGGATGCCGAGCTCGGGCCGTTCGTCGATCCGGACGATCCCTTCCCCGGCGCGGAGCCGCTGGTAGACGCCCCATTCGCGCAGCATCGCGAGGTAGCGTTCCGGGCCTTCGCGGCCGAGGATCGACAGCCGGCGCAGCTCGTCGACCTCGTCGCCCGCCCGCGAATACGCGAGCACGCGGTTCGCCGTGTCCTCGATGCTGACCAGGCCGCCGGTGAGCGTCGCGATCGTCTGGGCCAGGGCGAACAGGTCGCCGAGCACCTCGCCGCCGGCCGCCTCCCCGCCCGCGCGGGCGGCCTCGACGACTCCGCGCGCCAGCGATTCGACCTGCTCCCAGCGCGCCTCCGCCCCGACCGTGAGCAGCGCGACGCCCGCGTCGGCGGCGACGTCGGCACCGGTCGCGCCCTTGACCGCCACCGCGGCCGCGCCGCCGCGCCCGGCCGCGCGGATGGCCGGGGCCGCCGCCCGGCCGCGGGCGCCGATCACCAGCACCAGGTCGCCGGGGGAGGCCTCCAGGGGGTCTTCGGGGTCGAGGATGACGACGTCGGTGACCGCGACGCCCAGGCCGTGCGGGGCCACGACGACCTCGACGAGCGGCTCGCCCAGCGTCGCCAGGACGTGGCGCAATGACGTTATCCGATCGGCCAATGTCACTCGAGCGATTTTAGCCGATCGAACAAGCCTCCGACGCGTGTCCGGAGTTACCGTTCGGGGCATCACCAGGGAGTAAGCCAGCAGAGGAGCCGCCGTGGACGCCGTCACCCAGACCCCCGCCCCGACGAACGAGCCGGTGCTGACCTACGCGCCGGGCAGCGCCGAGCGCGCCGAGCTCGAGGGTGCGCTGAAGCGGCTGGGCCAGGCGGAACCCGTCGACCTCACGGTGACCATCGGCGGCGAGCAGCGCCCCGGCGGCGGCGAGCGGATCGACGTCGTCCAGCCGCACAACCACCGGCACGTGCTGGGCACCATCCACAGCGCGACGCAGCAGGACACCATCGACGCCATCGCGGCCGCCGCCGAGGCCGCGCCCGAGTGGCGTGCGCTGTCCTACGACGACCGCGCGGCGATCCTGCTGCGCGCCGCCGACCTGCTGACCGGCAAGTGGCGCGCCACGCTGAACGCCGCCACCATGCTCGGCCAGTCGAAGACCGCGACCCAGGCCGAGATCGACTCCGCCTGCGAGCTCGCCGACTTCTGGCGCTTCAACGTCGAGTTCGGCCGCCGCATCCTCGCCGAGCAGCCGATCAGCTCGCCGGGCGTGTGGAACCGGATGGAGCACCGCCCCCTGGAGGGCTTCGTCTACGCGATCACGCCGTTCAACTTCACCGCGATCGCCGGGAACCTGCCCACCGCGCCCGCGCTGATGGGCAACACCGTGCTGTGGAAGCCGTCGCCGACGCAGTCCTTCGCCGCGCACCTGACCATGCGGCTGCTCGAAGAGGCGGGCCTGCCGCCGGGCGTGATCAACCTGCTGCCGGGCGACGGCAAGGCCGTCTCCGAGGTCGCGCTGACCCACCGCGACCTGGCCGGCATCCACTTCACCGGCTCGACCGCGACCTTCCAGCACCTCTGGGGCACGGTCGGCGCGAACATCGCGGGCTACCGCGGCTACCCGCGGCTGGTCGGCGAGACCGGTGGCAAGGACTTCGTGCTCGCGCACCCCTCCGCCGACGTCGACGTCCTGCGCACCGCGCTGGTGCGTGGCGCCTTCGAGTACCAGGGCCAGAAGTGCTCCGCCGCTTCGCGCGCGTACATCCCGCGCAGCGTCTGGAACGAGCTGAAGGACGGCCTGGTCGCCGAGACCGAGGCGCTGTCCTACGGCGACGTCACCGACCTGTCGCACTTCGGTGGCGCGGTCATCGACCGGCGCGCGTTCACCAAGCACTCGGATCTCTTCGACCGCGTCGAGAACGACGCCTCGGTGGAGGTCCTCACCGGCGGGACCGCCGACGACAGCGTCGGGTTCTTCGTGAAGCCGACGATCCTCGTCTCGGACGACCCGAAGCACGAGATCTTCTCGACCGAGTACTTCGGCCCGATCCTCTCGGTGCACGTCTACGAGGACGGCGGCTTCGACGACGTCCTGAAGCTGATCGACTCCTCCGCCGCGTACGCGCTGACCGGCGCGGTGATCGCGAACGACCGCACGGCCGTCGCGAAGGCGTCCGAGGCGCTGAAGTTTTCCGCGGGCAACTTCTACGTCAACGACAAGCCGACCGGCGCCGTCGTCGGCCAGCAGCCCTTCGGCGGGGCGCGGGCTTCGGGCACCAACGACAAGGCCGGCTCGATCTTCAACCTGCTCCGCTGGACGAGCCCCCGCTCGATCAAGGAGACGTTCGTGCCGCCGACCTCCGTGCGCTACCCGCACCAGGGCTGAGAGGGAGACCGTCATGCTGCGTGCCCCGCTGCTCGCCGCCGCCCGGTCGAAGGGCATCCGGCGGCTCGTCGAGGCCGTGCCCGCCACGCGGTCCGTGGTGCGCCGGTTCGTGGCCGGGTCGGAGATCGCCGACGCCGTCCGCGTGGCCGGGGAACTGGCCGCGGACGGGCGCCGGATCACCCTCGACCACCTGGGCGAGGACACCACCGACGCCGCGCAGGCGGCGGCGACCGTGGCGGCCTACGAAGCCGTGCTGACCGCGCTGGCCGCGGAAGGCCTGGCCGAGGGGGCGGACGTCTCGGTGAAGCTGTCGGCGGTGGGACAGTTCCTGCCGTCGGACGGCGAGGACGTCGCCTTGGAGAACGCGCGGAAGATCTGCGCGGCGGCCGAGGCGGTCGGCGCCACCGTGACGCTCGACATGGAGGACCACACCACCACGGACTCGACGCTCGGCATCCTGCGCGAGCTGCGTGGCGAGTACCCGTGGGTGGGCGCGGTGCTGCAGGCCTACCTGCGCCGCACCGAGCAGGACTGCCGGGAGCTGGCCGGCCCCGGGTCGCGGGTGCGGCTGTGCAAGGGCGCGTACGCGGAGCCCGAGTCGGTCGCGTTCGCGGAGAAGGCCGAAGTGGACAAGTCGTACGTCCGTTGCCTGCGCGTCCTGATGGCGGGGCGCGGTTACCCGATGGTGGCGTCGCACGACCCGCGGATGATCGAGATCGCCGCCGCGCTGGCCGAAGAGCACAGCCGGAAGGACGACGACCACGAGTTCCAGATGCTCTACGGCATCCGGCCCGAGGAGCAGGCGCGGATCGCGGCTTCGGGGGCGCGCATGCGCGTCTACGTGCCCTACGGCGACGAGTGGTACGGCTACTTCATGCGGCGCCTGGCCGAGCGCCCGGCGAACCTGGCGTTCTTCCTGCGCGGGCTCGCGACGAAATCCTGAACATGACGGAGGCCGCCCCGCGGGGCGGCCTCCGTCATGTGGTGGTGGTCAGGCCTGTTCGGCCTCGGCTTCGGCGGCCTTGCGCTTGACCTCGTCCATGTCGACCTCGCGAGCCTGCTTGATGAGCTCTTCGAGGGCGGGCTCGGGCAGCGCGCCCGGCTGGGCGTAGATCAGCGTCTTGTCGCGGATGATGGCCAGCGTCGGGATGGAGCGGACGTCGAAGGCGGCGGCGAGCTGCTGCTGCGCTTCGGTGTCGACGCTCGCGAACACGAGGTCGTCGTGCTTCTCGGAGGCCTTCTCGTAGACCGGCGCGAACTGGCGGCACGGCCCGCACCAGCTCGCCCAGAAGTCGATCAGGACGAACTCGTTGTCGTTTACCGTCTGGTCGAAGTTCTCGGCAGTCAGCTCAACGGTGCTCATGCCCTGGTCAACGATCCGGGCGCGGCGGGAATTCCCGGGGCCGGGGTAGCGTCTGATCGCGAGTACCCGCGAAGAGGAGGAACAGATGGCCGACGGCGAGATCCTGGGCCGGATCGACGAGCTGATCGCGGAGGAGCACGAGCTCCGGTCGCGCTCGGTCGGCGTGGGACTGAGCGGCGGCGACAAGGATCGCCTCACCGCGGTCGAGCAGCAGCTCGACCAGTGCTGGGACCTGCTCCGGCAGCGGCGCGCGAAAACGGAGTTCCACGAGAACCCGGACGAGGCCGCGGCCCGGCCGGTCTCCGAGGTGGAGTCCTACCGGCAGTAGGCCCGAGCGGCCGCCCCTCGCGGGGCGGCCCCCCAAAAAATCTTCGCCGGCGATGTCGAAACGCCGGAACCGGCTCCGTCCCCGGGGTGGAAGCGGCCAGAATGGGTCGCCACACACCGAGGGAGCACCACGATGGCCAAGTACCTGCTGCTGAAGCACTACCGCGGCGCGCCGGCCCCGGCCAACTGCGACACGACCATCGACCAGTGGACGCCGGAGGAGATCACGGCGCACATCCAGTACATGCAGGACTTCGGGGACAAGCTCGTGGCCACCGGCGAGTTCGTCGAGCACCAGGCGCTCGCCCCGGAAGGGACGTTCGTCCGCTACGACGGCGAGGGGCGGCCGCCGGTCACCGACGGGCCGTTCCCGGAGACCAAGGACCTCATCGCCGGCTGGACGGTGATCGACGTCGACAGCTACGAACGCGCCCTCGAACTGGCCGCGGAGCTGTCGGCCGCGCCCGGCCCGGGCGGGGAACCGATCCACGAGTGGCTCGAGCTGCGCCCGTTCCTGGCCGCGCCGCCGACCATCACGGAATGACGGGGAGCACGATGGTTCTGCCACGACTGGAGCACGTCGGCATCGTCGTCGGTGACATCGAGGCGGCGAAGGCCTTCTTCGCCGAGCTCGGGCTCGAGGTCGAGGGGGAGAACACGGTCGAGGGCCGGGCGGTCGACCGGATCGTCGGGCTGGCCGGCGTCCGGTCGGACGTGGCGATGCTGCGGACGCCGGACGGCCACGGGAAGCTGGAGCTGATCCGGTACCGGACGCCGGCGGGACCGGGCGGGGACCCGGAGGCGCCGGCGAACGCGCCCGGCCTGCGGCACATCCTGTTCGAAGTGGCCGGCATCGAAGACGTCCTGGCGCGCCTGCAACCGCACGGCGGCGAGCTCGTCGGCGAGCTGGTGCAGTACGAGGACAGCTTCAAGCTCTGCTACGTCCGCGGGCCCGAAGGGATCATCGTCGAGCTGGCCGAGCGGATCGGCTGAGCCGTGGACGACGCCCTGCTCCGGAGCCTGACCCCGGGCGTCCTGGGCGTCCTCGTCCGGCGCGGAGCCGAGTTCGCGGCGGCCGAGGACGCCGTCCAGGAGGCGCTCGTCGAGGCGCTGCGCGTCTGGCCGTCCGATTCGCCACGGGATCCGAAGGGCTGGCTGGTCACCGTGGCGTGGCGCAAGTTCCTCGACGCGACCCGGGCGGACGCCGCCCGCCGCAAGCGCGAGGACGTCCTCGACGCCGAGGTGGCCCCCGGCCCCGCGGCGGCCGTGGACGACACGCTCCAGCTGTACTTCCTGTGCGCGCACCCGTCGCTGACGCCGTCGTCGGCGGTCGCGCTCACGCTGCGGGCCGTCGGCGGGCTGACCACGCGGCAGATCGCGCAGGCGTACCTGGTGCCCGAGGCGACCATGGCGCAGCGCATCAGCCGCGCCAAGCGGACCGTGTCGGGGGTGCGGTTCGACCAGCCCGGCGACGTCGCGACCGTGCTGCGCGTCCTGTACCTGGTCTTCAACGAGGGGTATTCCGGGGACGTCGACCTCGCGGCCGAAGCGATTCGGCTGACCCGGCAGCTCGCGGCGTCCATCGACCACCCGGAGGTGGCCGGGCTGCTCGCGCTGATGCTGCTGCACCACGCCCGGCGTGCCTCCCGGACGACGGACGGCGGCGCCCTGATCCCGCTGGCCGAGCAGGACCGGTCCCGGTGGGATACGGCGCTGATCACCGAAGGGGTGGCCGTCCTGCAGCGGGCGCTGTCCCGCGACCGGCTGGGCGAGTTCCAGGCCCAGGCGGCCATCGCGGCCCTGCACGCCGACGCGCAGGACGCCGCGGAGACCGACTGGGTGCAGATCGTCGAGTGGTACGACGAGCTCGTCCGCCTGACCGGCAGCCCGGTCGTGCGGCTCAACCGCGCGGTCGCCGTCGGCGAGGCGGACGGACCACGGGCCGGCCTGGCGGCGCTCGCGGAAGTGGCCGACACGGTCCCGCGCCACACAGCGGTGTCGGCCTACCTCCACGAGCGCGACGGCGAGCTGGAGACGGCGGCGAAGCTCTACGCCGAGGCGGCGGCGAAGGCGGCCAGCCTCCCCGAAGTCGACCACCTGACCCGCCAGGCCGCCCGCCTCAACACCCGCCGCTGACCGGCGTGCGAGAAGGGTGGACGCCCGTGATCAGGGAGCCGACACGCGTGTTTGAAGGGTCGACACGCGTGATTCCAGGGTCGACACGGGGTCGGTGCCGTGTCGACCCTTCAATCACGTGAGATGACCTTCTGATCACGCGTGCTGACCCTTCGATCACGGAGTCAGGCGGGGCAGAGGGTGCCGTCGGCCGGGATCTTGCCGTCGACCAGGAAGGCGCGGGCCGCGTCGGTGACGCACGAGGAGGCGCCGAGGGCACCGTGGCCCGTGCCCTGCCAGGTGATGGTCACCGCGGACGGCATCTGGTCGGCCGCGCGGGTGCTGCCGACCTGCGGCGTGATCGGGTCCGTCGCGGTGGCCGCGACCAGGATCGGCGGGGCGCCCGGCGCGCCCGGCGCCGGCAGCGGCTCGGTGCGCACCGGCCACGGGCCGCACCAGGCCAGCTGCTGGGCGATGACCGCGCCGAACTGCGGGTACTTGCCGCGCATCCCGGCCACGACCTGGTCGAGCTGGTCGGCCGAGAGCCGGGTCTGGCTGTCGTTGCAGCGGGTCGCGATCGTCGCGTCGATCCGCGACGGCTGGGCGCGCGTGTCGTGCAGCACCGGCGCGGCGAACGCCGAAAGCGGGCCGATGTCCCCGGCGCGCGCGGCGGTGATCGCGTCGGCCAGCTCCGGCCACCGCGAGCGCTGCGAAAGTCCCGTGTAGACGGCGTACATCGCGACGCCCGGGCCGAACACGACGTCCTCGTCGGTCGACGGCGGGGTGCGCCGCAGCTGGTCGGTGAGCGCGGACAGCGCCGCCTTGGGGTCGCCGAGGGCGCAGTGCCGCGCCGCGCAGTCCGCGGCGAAAGCGTCCAGTGTGGACTGCGCGCCGGCGGCGACGGCGTCGAGGACCGCGGCCATGTCGGCGCCCGGGTCCGGTACGCCGTCGAGGACGACGCGCCCGACCTGGCCGGGGAAGCGCACCGCGTACTCGGCCAGCACCTTCGAGCCGTCACCGTGGCCGAGCGCGTCGAGCCGCTCCATGCCGAGTTGCTTGCGCAGCTCGTCGAGGTCGCCCGCGCCGCGCCAGCTGTCCAGCGCGGTCTGGGAGTCGTCCAGCTCGATGGCGCACTGCTGGCCGGCCTTGCGGGCCGCGTCCAGCACGTCGCCCAGGCCGCCCTGCGCCGGGTCGGCGTCGACGAGGTCGTGCCGGATGTCGGCGGGGACGCACTGGGCGGCGCCGGAGAGCCCGGTGCCGCGCCGGTCCAGGCCGATCAGCGAGAACTTCTCCAGGAACGCGGGCGGCAGCGTCGCGGCCAGCCGCGCGGCGTACACGGTGCCCGGGTCGCCGTCGACGTCGTTGACCACGACCAGCGGCACCGGCCCGCTGCCGACCTTCAGCGCCAGCAGCCGCACCACCGAGCGCCGCGGCTCGCCGGGGGCGTCGAGCGGCGCGGTGACGCGGGCGCAGGTGAAGTGCAGGCCGTCCGGGACGCCGGGGGTGCCGATGCGCTGGCGGGTGTCGTCGTCGCAGTCGGCCCACTTCAGCGTCGGCGACTGCGGCTCGCCCAGCGGCGGCAGCGGGACCCCGGGGGTCCGGGCGGGCGTGGCGCCGGTCGTCTTCCCGTCGTTCTCGACCAGCGCCGGGCGCACCGACGGCCCCGCGGCGCAGCTCGCCGCGGCGGTCAGGGTGAACAGCGCGGCCAGGAGACGGGTACGGCGGCGGCGCACGGGCGGGGTCCTCACGTCTCATCGATCACGGGCAGGGCCGAGCTTCGCACGGCCGGTGTGGGGCGCGGGTTAGCGGGTCCGGACCACCTGGCCGCGGAAGACGGCGTCGAGGTCGTACCGCGCCGGCTCGTCGAGCTGGCCGTAGTCGCACGACGCGGGTTCGCGGTCGGGGCGCCACCGCACGAACCGCGCGTTGTGCCGGAACCGCGACGGCATGCCGCCCTCGGTGTTCTCGTAGGCGACCTCGACGACGCACTCGGGCCGCAGCGGCACCCATTCGTGCTCGGTGGCGCGCCAGCGGGTGACCCCGCCCGGGATGCGCTGGGCCTGGCCGGTGGCCCGGCCGCCCCACGGGTGGTCTTCGCCGTCGGTGACCAGCGGGGCGAGTTCTTCGGCGAGCTCGCGGCGGCGGTCCTTCGGGAACGACCCGACGGTGCCGACGTGGTGCAGCACGCCGGCGTCGTCGAACAGACCCAGGAGAAAGCTCCCGACCAGGTCGCCGGGGCCGCCGTCGACGTGC
Protein-coding sequences here:
- a CDS encoding VOC family protein — its product is MVLPRLEHVGIVVGDIEAAKAFFAELGLEVEGENTVEGRAVDRIVGLAGVRSDVAMLRTPDGHGKLELIRYRTPAGPGGDPEAPANAPGLRHILFEVAGIEDVLARLQPHGGELVGELVQYEDSFKLCYVRGPEGIIVELAERIG
- a CDS encoding proline dehydrogenase family protein — protein: MLRAPLLAAARSKGIRRLVEAVPATRSVVRRFVAGSEIADAVRVAGELAADGRRITLDHLGEDTTDAAQAAATVAAYEAVLTALAAEGLAEGADVSVKLSAVGQFLPSDGEDVALENARKICAAAEAVGATVTLDMEDHTTTDSTLGILRELRGEYPWVGAVLQAYLRRTEQDCRELAGPGSRVRLCKGAYAEPESVAFAEKAEVDKSYVRCLRVLMAGRGYPMVASHDPRMIEIAAALAEEHSRKDDDHEFQMLYGIRPEEQARIAASGARMRVYVPYGDEWYGYFMRRLAERPANLAFFLRGLATKS
- a CDS encoding thioredoxin family protein, coding for MSTVELTAENFDQTVNDNEFVLIDFWASWCGPCRQFAPVYEKASEKHDDLVFASVDTEAQQQLAAAFDVRSIPTLAIIRDKTLIYAQPGALPEPALEELIKQAREVDMDEVKRKAAEAEAEQA
- the pruA gene encoding L-glutamate gamma-semialdehyde dehydrogenase — protein: MDAVTQTPAPTNEPVLTYAPGSAERAELEGALKRLGQAEPVDLTVTIGGEQRPGGGERIDVVQPHNHRHVLGTIHSATQQDTIDAIAAAAEAAPEWRALSYDDRAAILLRAADLLTGKWRATLNAATMLGQSKTATQAEIDSACELADFWRFNVEFGRRILAEQPISSPGVWNRMEHRPLEGFVYAITPFNFTAIAGNLPTAPALMGNTVLWKPSPTQSFAAHLTMRLLEEAGLPPGVINLLPGDGKAVSEVALTHRDLAGIHFTGSTATFQHLWGTVGANIAGYRGYPRLVGETGGKDFVLAHPSADVDVLRTALVRGAFEYQGQKCSAASRAYIPRSVWNELKDGLVAETEALSYGDVTDLSHFGGAVIDRRAFTKHSDLFDRVENDASVEVLTGGTADDSVGFFVKPTILVSDDPKHEIFSTEYFGPILSVHVYEDGGFDDVLKLIDSSAAYALTGAVIANDRTAVAKASEALKFSAGNFYVNDKPTGAVVGQQPFGGARASGTNDKAGSIFNLLRWTSPRSIKETFVPPTSVRYPHQG
- a CDS encoding DUF2630 family protein; amino-acid sequence: MADGEILGRIDELIAEEHELRSRSVGVGLSGGDKDRLTAVEQQLDQCWDLLRQRRAKTEFHENPDEAAARPVSEVESYRQ
- a CDS encoding YciI family protein, whose product is MAKYLLLKHYRGAPAPANCDTTIDQWTPEEITAHIQYMQDFGDKLVATGEFVEHQALAPEGTFVRYDGEGRPPVTDGPFPETKDLIAGWTVIDVDSYERALELAAELSAAPGPGGEPIHEWLELRPFLAAPPTITE
- a CDS encoding helix-turn-helix domain-containing protein; translation: MTSLRHVLATLGEPLVEVVVAPHGLGVAVTDVVILDPEDPLEASPGDLVLVIGARGRAAAPAIRAAGRGGAAAVAVKGATGADVAADAGVALLTVGAEARWEQVESLARGVVEAARAGGEAAGGEVLGDLFALAQTIATLTGGLVSIEDTANRVLAYSRAGDEVDELRRLSILGREGPERYLAMLREWGVYQRLRAGEGIVRIDERPELGIRRRIAAGIHAGKQPLGTIWVQEGAQPLTERAETALLGASRTLAPQLIRARTLPSPELRLREDLLASLLEGRLDAESVADDIGADPARPAQVLAFSLERSDNRQLRRAELVHLIAVHTAAYRRSALVSVIGGRVYALLPDLPEHSDAAVLALAREIAATARRHLDVPVRAALGGVVPRLSEAAASRGDADRVLAAMTRGHWAADVASLADVRAEVLLSEVLAFLDAQPRIRDPRLTTLVEHDTEHGGILVPAVLAWLNAFGDVRAAARVLNIHPNTVRYRVRRAAEVSGVDFEDPAQRLLTQLQLRLRPC
- a CDS encoding DUF6596 domain-containing protein, whose translation is MDDALLRSLTPGVLGVLVRRGAEFAAAEDAVQEALVEALRVWPSDSPRDPKGWLVTVAWRKFLDATRADAARRKREDVLDAEVAPGPAAAVDDTLQLYFLCAHPSLTPSSAVALTLRAVGGLTTRQIAQAYLVPEATMAQRISRAKRTVSGVRFDQPGDVATVLRVLYLVFNEGYSGDVDLAAEAIRLTRQLAASIDHPEVAGLLALMLLHHARRASRTTDGGALIPLAEQDRSRWDTALITEGVAVLQRALSRDRLGEFQAQAAIAALHADAQDAAETDWVQIVEWYDELVRLTGSPVVRLNRAVAVGEADGPRAGLAALAEVADTVPRHTAVSAYLHERDGELETAAKLYAEAAAKAASLPEVDHLTRQAARLNTRR
- a CDS encoding alpha/beta hydrolase; translation: MRRRRTRLLAALFTLTAAASCAAGPSVRPALVENDGKTTGATPARTPGVPLPPLGEPQSPTLKWADCDDDTRQRIGTPGVPDGLHFTCARVTAPLDAPGEPRRSVVRLLALKVGSGPVPLVVVNDVDGDPGTVYAARLAATLPPAFLEKFSLIGLDRRGTGLSGAAQCVPADIRHDLVDADPAQGGLGDVLDAARKAGQQCAIELDDSQTALDSWRGAGDLDELRKQLGMERLDALGHGDGSKVLAEYAVRFPGQVGRVVLDGVPDPGADMAAVLDAVAAGAQSTLDAFAADCAARHCALGDPKAALSALTDQLRRTPPSTDEDVVFGPGVAMYAVYTGLSQRSRWPELADAITAARAGDIGPLSAFAAPVLHDTRAQPSRIDATIATRCNDSQTRLSADQLDQVVAGMRGKYPQFGAVIAQQLAWCGPWPVRTEPLPAPGAPGAPPILVAATATDPITPQVGSTRAADQMPSAVTITWQGTGHGALGASSCVTDAARAFLVDGKIPADGTLCPA